A region of the Haematobia irritans isolate KBUSLIRL chromosome 5, ASM5000362v1, whole genome shotgun sequence genome:
cagtttatttttaatcaaaaaggtttttttactttacattttctaatttctaattttttttacttttgattttcgacttttcatctttacacaggaaaaaaattttcaatcaagtTGATTGAAGATAATTGCGTTAATGAggtaaaaaattaactggaattgaatttttaataaaattgaaaaattaattcatttaagaataggttgaaagtttttacgttttaaattaaagtattaatttttcaattataataattttcggaaatttgatctcagtttatttttaatcaaaaaggtttttttactttacattttttttactttctaataaaaaaattgaagctaaGATTATAACATTCTTCTACTAAAAATGTAATTAGTTTACATAAATTTACATCCAATTTCTCATAGCCGAAACAAATGCTTTCGTTCGACTAGGATGTCCAAAACAGCTGAAATTATAAAGCTGTTTTTTGCATTTCAGTCAAACGAAAGCGTTCatttcggatatgagaaattgaCTGTTATCCTTAACACTGTGTAAAATACTTGTTCTAAAATTTatagcgatttcgattgggaaaaaaggtgcaacattctcgaaattgatagcaaaatatgaaggacactgttaTAGATTTTGAATCCTATATCTCTCACAATATtaggaattaacaataactttggaatgacgctCTCATTTagtggaaaatgcaattaggaaaaaagtagggtaacaccaaggcaacatatttttggcgaatcgaaaacgcccttagattgcataatctttcatactaagtcaatattattaaaaattaatctcGTGATTGaatatgagaaaaattatttctgtaagaaCTCATTGAATTCATGCCGATCATAATCGACTTGTTTGTTGATCACAATCGACCCTTTTTATATCCCATGTTTGAAAAGACGACGTCGAAAAAAATACAAGTATTACTACAAGGAAAATACCGAAAATGGTAGCATTTAATTACGTGCTTACATTTTCTTAGCCGAACACAGGACCAAtgaacagtaaaaaaaaaattgagaaagtaGAAAATTCGATTCGATTAAAGGCCCTAAGTCGATATCTGTTATAAAAAGTCGAAAAGCGTTTTGATGATCTTTATTATTCCTACTAAATACCACGTAGAtgataaaatatgtatactctCAAATGAGGTTCACATCCTAGCGGTTATTAAAAAGGTAGATCACTACTAGATCAATgcaaattttccagaatttctctatattttttaaatggttTCAAAACTACGTTGATATTAAAgtttcgaaataaaatggagtcgccaaaataaaattccatcaatttcatCGTGATATGGGCAAGTGTGATCCcattgtcgatttttaaataattaaatagttttttgttttgtctagCCTCAAATGTCGTAGAGCAGATTATGGCTAACATAAAAAACGAGTAGCCAATTTTTGCCAATATGAAAAATCGATAAGGGAACTTTTTCCGGGACCATTTTCGAAAGAGTTAAACACCGCTTTTGAAAAATACGTTACACATCCAGTATGAGCTAAAATATTTGTTGGTTTGTCTGTGGTGACGAatacttttttgatttctgtcaaatatttgcccagtatgACTATACCGTAAGCTAATTTGCGTTGattgtgaaaaacaaaaacaatagtaTCTTGGGCGATACTGACTTCGACTTTATTGGTCAAAAAGTGATTTATGAAATaaccaattttttaagtttaaattaacCTGCAATGAAAATATctccaatttactttttattcactgatagtaAAGCAAAACGGAGCCATGTGAAAATGATCGTAAACGCCTTATGGTCCTTTGTAGGGGTATTGTATACAAACTAATAAAGTTATAATGTCCTGTATCGCCCAAGAGTGAAAGAATTATACAACTCCAATAGACACATTTGCATTTCTAAGAATAGAATGACAATATTTACCTCTTCAAAAATGTTCTCGAAAATAGCAATCACTTCATAAAGTCGCCAATTCTCACAGTTGTAGTCAAACAGATTTTTTGATTGTACAAAGTTTTCTCTTCATTTCCTATATTGAAATAATCGTAACGCACACAagctattttaaaataaaaatgtttaacattaaAAACTAAGTACACATGTATCTATGTGTAAAGTCTAATTGTGGCATCGGCACCTGTAGAGAATACCCAAGGTTGAACTGGATGCCACACAACATCGAGCACACCAAATTCTTCACGTTTTTCATGAGTTTGGAGTTTCTTTAGGGGAACTATTAAAGGATTTTGTAATAGATCACTGGAATTAAAATAACGAAGGAATTAATAACAATTCAGATTAAATAATAGCGTCCAAGCTTACTTGTAGACCATTCCATGTGATACTATAACCGATTGATCATCACTTGCCGAAGCAAACAAAGGATAACGCAAATGGAAAGCCACACTACGTACAGCATTCTTATGTAAACGCATTGTTTGATATGGCTTGGTTGAGAGATCCAAATCaaaccataagatttttttgtcatatgttGAAACCAATAAATTATCACCTTTTGGATGTATGGACATTCCAGAAATCCATTTAGAGTTGGTCAATAGCTTTTTAATTAGTTCCTGTTTGACTAAATCATAGATACGGATATTGTGTTGggtctaaaaagaaaaaaacaatttaataaaaaagatcTATCGCCCCATTAGCATTGTACTTACAGCCACAAAAAGACATGGCTTAACCGGATGGAACAAGACACATTGTATAAGACCTTTACTTTTGGCAAATGGTATTTGCGAACGTCTCTTAGACAATTGATGAATCAATGCTGAACGATTTGCACCCTCTGGCATAACAGTAGCTATGTAATCACCCCGACCATGCCAAGTCACTTGGCGTATAGGTTTGAAGTGATTAATTATCACACGTACTCCCTTCTCCTGTTCTTTCGAATCGGCTGTTGACCACTGGACTGCTGTCTTAATTCTTTCACTTTCTAAACTATCAATTTGAGGTTCTTCGGCCAAAAGATCATCAGTCTTCTTTACCAACATTTTGTCTCCTACTTTGGGATTTATAAGGAGTAGACGATTGCCAGAGGCCACAGCAATAATCGATAATTTGGCATTAGGACACCAAGCTACACAACGGACAACATCGTCAGTTTCAATTGTGCGAATACAGCGACCAGTAGCAATTTCCCAAACTGCAAAGACAAATCAATATGTTaacaaaacaaattgacaaaaagAAAACCAGATAATATCTTACTTTTGACAGTTTTGTCATCGGAACCGGATACAATATATTCGCCTTTGGGTTCCACACTGACAGAGCGTACCAAATCAGTGTGACCCTTGTAAATCAAACTTTCAACAGTGGGGAATGGCTGCAGATCCTTTGGCGAAGGCAATTTTGGTATCAAATATTCAGCATCAATATTCAATTTGACACGCCTTGCTCTAGGGCACAAATAAAGATCCAAACAGCGCAAAAATCTTTCTCGCAAATAACGTGGATAAGCTGGAACTTCACGTAGGGAACGATATTTTTGAGGCATAAAATGTAACTTACGCTTGTGAGGTTCATCTTTCAATTTGAGCCATTCTTTTTGTTCTTTCTCATCGAACAAATATTCTGGAGGTGGATTGTAGGATTCAGCATGACCTGGTAAATCACGTTTGGGAGCTGATACAGGATCATGTATACGACGCATGTCCTCCCGGCTAGTGTCTGTCTCCCAGAGCATATAGAATTTGGGAccccttttagcttttttctctttttccaATTCGTCCATTGTTTTCATCCAACCCATTTTCAATGCATGCACCATACGACCCACCTTCTTTTTCTCTGACACTGAGGGAAGGAAAGACCTTTTGTGATCGGGCACATTTTTGATTGGCATCTTTTCAACTTCTGAAGTAAACCATTCAATCCATGGTTCATATTCATTATGTTCTGGATTGGGGATACGAGCAGAGTTGATACGCTTGATCAATTCTATGTCGGCATCTGTGAGTACCACCTCTTGGCCTGTCTGTGGATCCTTTACTGTTCTCCAGAAGTTGGGATCTTCAATTTTGCGTAGAAAGTCATCGATTTGATCACCCTTAGGGGGTTTGATAATTTTCTTTGCATCCCAATCGTAACCTATGTGTTTGTAATCGTCATACCAATGCATTGGTATGTTACCCACTGTATTGCGAATATCTTCTTCATCAGATGTATCCGAATTTTCGTATTCAAGATTGGCTCCCTTTTTATCCGCAGCCGAACCTTTTGCCCGTTTGCCTTTTTCTGTTTTGTTGAGCTCGTTGTGGAAATCTTCAAGGGCTTTAGATGGGTTTGGCGCCTTGGATGTAGATGGCCTTTGTTTGGCCTTTTCCTTCTTTACTAGAAGGTTCTCTTCACCAagtttttcgcttttttcttTAATCTCCGCATTTTCATCTTCGCTCacctcttcttcttcttcctcaTCATCTTCTTCGTCTTCATCTTCACCCGAAATATCTTCTATATCAGCCTCATCAATACTGTCATCTTCATCAGAGCCATCTTCATCATCACTGGcatcctcctcctcctcctgtTGATTTTTATTCTTTGATGTGTAGTTACCCTCCTCGTCACTTTCAAATTCCAAAATACTATCGTCCGATAGATAATTCTGGTCA
Encoded here:
- the LOC142239242 gene encoding ribosome biogenesis protein BOP1 homolog, with translation MAKKSGKRKISENVTEKKQDVTLKSTHELAEVESNSDEEEDQDLLQKVNEAEGDSTDDEGIDQNYLSDDSILEFESDEEGNYTSKNKNQQEEEEDASDDEDGSDEDDSIDEADIEDISGEDEDEEDDEEEEEEVSEDENAEIKEKSEKLGEENLLVKKEKAKQRPSTSKAPNPSKALEDFHNELNKTEKGKRAKGSAADKKGANLEYENSDTSDEEDIRNTVGNIPMHWYDDYKHIGYDWDAKKIIKPPKGDQIDDFLRKIEDPNFWRTVKDPQTGQEVVLTDADIELIKRINSARIPNPEHNEYEPWIEWFTSEVEKMPIKNVPDHKRSFLPSVSEKKKVGRMVHALKMGWMKTMDELEKEKKAKRGPKFYMLWETDTSREDMRRIHDPVSAPKRDLPGHAESYNPPPEYLFDEKEQKEWLKLKDEPHKRKLHFMPQKYRSLREVPAYPRYLRERFLRCLDLYLCPRARRVKLNIDAEYLIPKLPSPKDLQPFPTVESLIYKGHTDLVRSVSVEPKGEYIVSGSDDKTVKIWEIATGRCIRTIETDDVVRCVAWCPNAKLSIIAVASGNRLLLINPKVGDKMLVKKTDDLLAEEPQIDSLESERIKTAVQWSTADSKEQEKGVRVIINHFKPIRQVTWHGRGDYIATVMPEGANRSALIHQLSKRRSQIPFAKSKGLIQCVLFHPVKPCLFVATQHNIRIYDLVKQELIKKLLTNSKWISGMSIHPKGDNLLVSTYDKKILWFDLDLSTKPYQTMRLHKNAVRSVAFHLRYPLFASASDDQSVIVSHGMVYNDLLQNPLIVPLKKLQTHEKREEFGVLDVVWHPVQPWVFSTGADATIRLYT